Proteins co-encoded in one Maylandia zebra isolate NMK-2024a linkage group LG16, Mzebra_GT3a, whole genome shotgun sequence genomic window:
- the cpap gene encoding centrosomal P4.1-associated protein isoform X2, producing MSSPAGLQYSQADFLARWMPSSTRAGVILSPSPDLAGPLGHTSAVGSSPMLPDDSFASDFAPLPASTDSSCLGVDAFRRAAGGEMTESDRPVNGLNSVPTRIADGQLDTLDEMASKSQDLPLMMKLEQLKKWQQHMQEQLKAHQLEELLHLQEEQQKLLGTLNGSEHCTGESSEMSGPEWVEDTLHRSCYTQRSYSPDTNHRRVPQGSTIGRQPEQQLSLVVRHEQLPKGQASEEGDHEEEGSLDSREDEEEHSVNASCFSEEDDMLMQHNAVARTEDDSRTEDKIFHDRPIRPGIGGQKQTFEELLEEQLKLEEQRLKSAQQQQSQDGANAAQALPKRAFLKRGEGLSRFTNNRKAMFQKTDVKDSRPPPPQARVISRSNSEPAYIQKGAANSAPRLPVQRKTATLNKENRLKGLSSPPHDTRAVTKVARTKVLGSHQRQNTTGPESVQTDPGGRPAKHQLGKVLPVQAVKVPCLNIQPCPTTKQGGKLGQAGTAENEKSCGSKVESAEAGGVSKGGDPVIQDSFELSFQKKLQRWECDRQLESMELGEFELLEQAAEELSFSSNSSFVMKVLQMDQQRQLQTVKGLHQRRLSSTPIKSPPKGAFQRCNSVGNTGGLACESNSLNSEAFVKTRNDILENKESIKETQGIEREDKHDISDTTPCSRSECGDDKVVKSSLCFPAPINPPYDKRSYEDEDSFRDSSSDVAEENDVESKSVHSNSEDSTLIEGKDGEQGRVVFDDDDTWNDLEDTAIGTADESKELSPISKPTAREISPPQKTLLRKVAVSKGVELGKATGIGSVSLEPDHPPASQLMTKLFPSLKPKAQSAPLPLPPAASVESKKPEEDTGQQVQSRQLRERLAELEIEIERFRKENVALTKLRQENEKKQETLRSERLEFEQMRAEEMAKFEEYKKEETRKLQKERKLFEKHVSAARAIPDKKEREEIQELKQQLSSLQEEMKRRESRWSSTQSRLRQQIDSLRQENSSLRDEIHVLEKLRLSAWKKNPAAAEKESPRMFENNTPPVTKGVKFASPLDSRGSDSSPPHVSSAPATRGNSRDGSQGAAGIKSSLRKPAGPGSSSTSVASRKSEERSAPAGSQENSPNQEHLYNCSPNTDSPTNELELSKAEETESTREVITHPDGKLEKVLVSGDRLIVYPNGTRKEVSADGLTVKVIFFNGDTKQVTADQRVVYYYAETQTTHITYPDGMEVLHFANNQTEKHFPDGRKEITFPDQTVKNLFPNGREESVLTDGTIIQVNSPEGDPHSRVQEARVSRWHSEDRLRRWEARNPLPHRAAQDQRQRWKRHPGHQGVERW from the exons ATGTCATCTCCAGCTGGCCTTCAGTACTCCCAGGCAGACTTCTTGGCCCGGTGGATGCCAAGTAGCACCAGAGCCGGAGTGATCCTCAGTCCCTCTCCGGATTTGGCTGGACCCTTGGGCCACACCTCTGCCGTGGGATCTTCGCCCATGTTGCCAGACGATTCCTTCGCTTCCGATTTTGCCCCGTTGCCCGCTTCTACAGACAGCAGCTGCCTGGGTGTGGATGCATTTAGACGGGCAGCAGGAGGAGAGATGACTGAGTCTGACAGGCCGGTGAACGGTCTAAACTCTGTTCCAACGAGAATTGCAGATGGACAGCTGGACACTTTGGACGAGATGGCAAGCAAATCACAGGATCTGCCCCTTATGATGAAGCTTGAACAG TTAAAGAAATGGCAGCAGCACATGCAGGAGCAGCTAAAAGCTCATCAGCTGGAGGAGCTGCTTCATCTCCAGGAAGAGCAGCAGAAGTTACTGGGAACTCTGAATGGATCCGAGCACTGCACAGGAG AGAGTTCAGAAATGTCTGGACCAGAGTGGGTTGAGGACACGCTCCACAGGTCATGTTACACACAGCGCTCATACAGTCCTGATACAAATCACCGTAGAGTCCCACAGGGCTCTACGATCGGCCGTCAACCAGAACAGCAACTTTCACTAGTTGTCAGACACGAGCAGCTACCCAAAGGTCAAGCATCTGAGGAGGGTGACCATGAGGAAGAGG GTTCACTGGACTCCagagaggatgaggaggagcacAGTGTCAATGCGAGCTGTTTTTCTGAGGAAGACGACATGTTGATGCAACATAATGCTGTGGCAAGGACTGAAGATGACAGCAGAACAGAAGACAAAATCTTTCATGACAG ACCTATAAGGCCAGGTATTGGTGGTCAAAAGCAGACATTTGAAGAGCTGCTGGAGGAGCAGCTGAAGCTGGAGGAGCAGAGGCTAAAGTCTGCCCAGCAACAACAG AGTCAAGATGGAGCCAACGCTGCGCAAGCCCTTCCTAAGAGAGCCTTTTTGAAGCGAGGAGAGGGCCTTTCGAGATTTACAAATAATCGGAAAGCTATGTTCCAAAAAACGGATGTAAAGGACTCCAGACCACCACCGCCTCAAGCCAGAGTAATCTCTCGCAGCAACTCGGAGCCCGCATATATTCAGAAAGGAGCCGCAAACAGTGCCCCACGGCTTCCTGTCCAGCGTAAAACTGCTACACTCAACAAGGAGAACCGGTTGAAGGGACTCAGTTCACCTCCTCACGATACGCGAGCAGTGACTAAAGTAGCACGGACAAAGGTTTTAGGTAGTCATCAGAGACAGAACACAACAGGACCAGAGTCTGTCCAAACTGATCCAGGTGGCAGACCAGCCAAACATCAGTTGGGGAAAGTTCTGCCGGTTCAGGCCGTGAAAGTCCCGTGTCTCAACATTCAGCCATGTCCTACAACCAAACAGGGCGGGAAGTTAGGACAGGCAGGGAcggctgaaaatgaaaaaagctgTGGTTCAAAAGTGGAATCAGCAGAAGCAGGAGGGGTTTCTAAAGGAGGAGACCCAGTTATACAGGATTCCTTTGAGTTGTCTTTTCAGAAGAAGCTCCAGCGATGGGAGTGTGACCGACAGCTGGAGAGCATGGAGCTGGGAGAGTTTGAGCTGCTGGAGCAAGCGGCTGAAGAGCTGTCCTTCTCATCTAACTCCTCCTTTGTCATGAAG GTTCTTCAGATGGATCAACAACGACAGCTGCAGACTGTAAAGGGGCTCCACCAGCGACGCCTCTCTTCAACTCCCATTAAATCACCTCCTAAAGGTGCATTTCAGAGGTGCAATAGTGTTGGGAACACAGGTGGCTTAGCATGTGAAAGCAACTCTTTGAACTCAGAAGCATTTGTAAAGACAAGAAATGATATACTAGAGAACAAAGAGAGCATTAAGGAGACACAGGGCATTGAGAGAGAGGACAAACATGACATCTCTGACACGACACCCTGCAGCCGCTCTGAATGTGGAGATGACAAAGTGGTCAAAAGTTCTCTCTGCTTCCCTGCACCTATTAACCCACCATATGACAAGCGGTCGTATGAAGATGAGGATAGTTTCAGGGACTCATCTTCAGATGTGGCTGAAGAGAATGATGTGGAGAGTAAGAGTGTCCACAGCAATAGCGAGGACTCCACTCTGATAGAGGGCAAAGACGGCGAGCAGGGGAGAGTCGTGTTTGATGACGACGACACATGGAACGACCTGGAGGACACTGCCATCGGCACAGCCGATGAAAGCAAAGAGCTCAGCCCGATTTCCAAGCCGACAGCCAGAGAAATTTCTCCCCCACAGAAAACTTTGTTGAGGAAAGTGGCTGTGAGCAAAGGTGTGGAGCTGGGGAAGGCCACAGGTATCGGTTCAGTCAGTCTGGAGCCTGATCATCCTCCGGCCTCCCAGCTCATGACAAAGTTATTCCCCTCCCTGAAGCCAAAAGCCCAGAGTGCACCACTCCCTCTTCCTCCAGCTGCTTCTGTTGAGTCCAAAAAGCCAGAGGAGGACACAG GCCAGCAGGTCCAGTCGAGACAGCTCAGGGAGAGACTGGCTGAGCTGGAGATTGAGATTGAGAGATTTAGGAAGGAGAACGTTGCGCTCACCAAACTCAGACAGGAGAACgagaaaaaacaggaaactctcAG GTCAGAGCGTTTGGAGTTTGAGCAgatgagagcagaggagatggCCAAGTTTGAGGAGTACAAGAAAGAGGAGACGAGGAAGCTGCAGAAGGAGCGCAAATTGTTTGAGAAGCACGTGTCAGCGGCCAGAGCTATTCCTGATAAGAAGGAACGAGAAGAGATCCAG GAGTTGAAGCAGCAGCTGAGCTCCCTGCAGGAGGAGATGAAGAGAAGGGAGAGTCGCTGGTCCTCCACACAAAGCCGCCTGCGCCAACAGATCGACTCCCTCAGACAAGAGAACAGTTCACTGCGTGATGAG ATCCACGTGCTAGAGAAGCTCCGTCTGAGTGCCTGGAAGAAAAACCCTGCGGCTGCTGAGAAGGAAAGTCCCAGAATGTTTGAGAACAATACGCCACCTGTGACCAAAGGAGTTAAATTTGCT AGTCCTCTCGACTCCAGAGGGAGTGACAGCAGCCCTCCACATGTCAGCTCTGCTCCAGCCACTAGAGGGAACTCCAGAGACGGCAGTCAGGGTGCTGCAG GAATAAAGAGCAGCCTGAGGAAGCCAGCAGGGCCAGGCTCCTCTTCCACCTCCGTAGCCAGCAGGAAGTCAGAGGAGAGGTCAGCACCTGCCGGGAGCCAGGAGAACTCACCAAACCAAGAACACTTATACAACTGCTCTCCA AACACTGATTCTCCGACAAATGAACTTGAGCTAAGTAAGGCTGAAGAGACCGAATCAACCAGGGAGGTTATCACACATCCTGATGGCAAG TTAGAGAAGGTTTTGGTCAGCGGTGATCGTCTCATAGTTTACCCCAACGGGACCAGGAAGGAGGTTTCAGCAGACGGACTGACGGTCAAGGTCATCTTCTTCAACGGAGATACTAAACAAGTCACGGCCGACCAAAGAGTG GTCTACTACTATGCTGAAACCCAGACAACACACATCACCTACCCAGATGGCATGGAGGTGCTGCACTTCGCCAACAACCAAACAG AAAAGCATTTTCCCGACGGCCGTAAGGAAATCACCTTCCCAGACCAGACAGTAAAGAACCTTTTCCCTAATGGCAGGGAGGAGAGCGTACTGACAGACGGGACCATCATCCAGGTTAACTC
- the cpap gene encoding centrosomal P4.1-associated protein isoform X1 — translation MSSPAGLQYSQADFLARWMPSSTRAGVILSPSPDLAGPLGHTSAVGSSPMLPDDSFASDFAPLPASTDSSCLGVDAFRRAAGGEMTESDRPVNGLNSVPTRIADGQLDTLDEMASKSQDLPLMMKLEQLKKWQQHMQEQLKAHQLEELLHLQEEQQKLLGTLNGSEHCTGESSEMSGPEWVEDTLHRSCYTQRSYSPDTNHRRVPQGSTIGRQPEQQLSLVVRHEQLPKGQASEEGDHEEEGSLDSREDEEEHSVNASCFSEEDDMLMQHNAVARTEDDSRTEDKIFHDRPIRPGIGGQKQTFEELLEEQLKLEEQRLKSAQQQQSQDGANAAQALPKRAFLKRGEGLSRFTNNRKAMFQKTDVKDSRPPPPQARVISRSNSEPAYIQKGAANSAPRLPVQRKTATLNKENRLKGLSSPPHDTRAVTKVARTKVLGSHQRQNTTGPESVQTDPGGRPAKHQLGKVLPVQAVKVPCLNIQPCPTTKQGGKLGQAGTAENEKSCGSKVESAEAGGVSKGGDPVIQDSFELSFQKKLQRWECDRQLESMELGEFELLEQAAEELSFSSNSSFVMKVLQMDQQRQLQTVKGLHQRRLSSTPIKSPPKGAFQRCNSVGNTGGLACESNSLNSEAFVKTRNDILENKESIKETQGIEREDKHDISDTTPCSRSECGDDKVVKSSLCFPAPINPPYDKRSYEDEDSFRDSSSDVAEENDVESKSVHSNSEDSTLIEGKDGEQGRVVFDDDDTWNDLEDTAIGTADESKELSPISKPTAREISPPQKTLLRKVAVSKGVELGKATGIGSVSLEPDHPPASQLMTKLFPSLKPKAQSAPLPLPPAASVESKKPEEDTGQQVQSRQLRERLAELEIEIERFRKENVALTKLRQENEKKQETLRSERLEFEQMRAEEMAKFEEYKKEETRKLQKERKLFEKHVSAARAIPDKKEREEIQELKQQLSSLQEEMKRRESRWSSTQSRLRQQIDSLRQENSSLRDEIHVLEKLRLSAWKKNPAAAEKESPRMFENNTPPVTKGVKFASPLDSRGSDSSPPHVSSAPATRGNSRDGSQGAAGIKSSLRKPAGPGSSSTSVASRKSEERSAPAGSQENSPNQEHLYNCSPNTDSPTNELELSKAEETESTREVITHPDGKLEKVLVSGDRLIVYPNGTRKEVSADGLTVKVIFFNGDTKQVTADQRVVYYYAETQTTHITYPDGMEVLHFANNQTEKHFPDGRKEITFPDQTVKNLFPNGREESVLTDGTIIQVNSDGTKEILFNTGQKEIHTAEYKRREYPDGTVKTVYADGRQETRYPTGRLRIKDKDGNVILDTKV, via the exons ATGTCATCTCCAGCTGGCCTTCAGTACTCCCAGGCAGACTTCTTGGCCCGGTGGATGCCAAGTAGCACCAGAGCCGGAGTGATCCTCAGTCCCTCTCCGGATTTGGCTGGACCCTTGGGCCACACCTCTGCCGTGGGATCTTCGCCCATGTTGCCAGACGATTCCTTCGCTTCCGATTTTGCCCCGTTGCCCGCTTCTACAGACAGCAGCTGCCTGGGTGTGGATGCATTTAGACGGGCAGCAGGAGGAGAGATGACTGAGTCTGACAGGCCGGTGAACGGTCTAAACTCTGTTCCAACGAGAATTGCAGATGGACAGCTGGACACTTTGGACGAGATGGCAAGCAAATCACAGGATCTGCCCCTTATGATGAAGCTTGAACAG TTAAAGAAATGGCAGCAGCACATGCAGGAGCAGCTAAAAGCTCATCAGCTGGAGGAGCTGCTTCATCTCCAGGAAGAGCAGCAGAAGTTACTGGGAACTCTGAATGGATCCGAGCACTGCACAGGAG AGAGTTCAGAAATGTCTGGACCAGAGTGGGTTGAGGACACGCTCCACAGGTCATGTTACACACAGCGCTCATACAGTCCTGATACAAATCACCGTAGAGTCCCACAGGGCTCTACGATCGGCCGTCAACCAGAACAGCAACTTTCACTAGTTGTCAGACACGAGCAGCTACCCAAAGGTCAAGCATCTGAGGAGGGTGACCATGAGGAAGAGG GTTCACTGGACTCCagagaggatgaggaggagcacAGTGTCAATGCGAGCTGTTTTTCTGAGGAAGACGACATGTTGATGCAACATAATGCTGTGGCAAGGACTGAAGATGACAGCAGAACAGAAGACAAAATCTTTCATGACAG ACCTATAAGGCCAGGTATTGGTGGTCAAAAGCAGACATTTGAAGAGCTGCTGGAGGAGCAGCTGAAGCTGGAGGAGCAGAGGCTAAAGTCTGCCCAGCAACAACAG AGTCAAGATGGAGCCAACGCTGCGCAAGCCCTTCCTAAGAGAGCCTTTTTGAAGCGAGGAGAGGGCCTTTCGAGATTTACAAATAATCGGAAAGCTATGTTCCAAAAAACGGATGTAAAGGACTCCAGACCACCACCGCCTCAAGCCAGAGTAATCTCTCGCAGCAACTCGGAGCCCGCATATATTCAGAAAGGAGCCGCAAACAGTGCCCCACGGCTTCCTGTCCAGCGTAAAACTGCTACACTCAACAAGGAGAACCGGTTGAAGGGACTCAGTTCACCTCCTCACGATACGCGAGCAGTGACTAAAGTAGCACGGACAAAGGTTTTAGGTAGTCATCAGAGACAGAACACAACAGGACCAGAGTCTGTCCAAACTGATCCAGGTGGCAGACCAGCCAAACATCAGTTGGGGAAAGTTCTGCCGGTTCAGGCCGTGAAAGTCCCGTGTCTCAACATTCAGCCATGTCCTACAACCAAACAGGGCGGGAAGTTAGGACAGGCAGGGAcggctgaaaatgaaaaaagctgTGGTTCAAAAGTGGAATCAGCAGAAGCAGGAGGGGTTTCTAAAGGAGGAGACCCAGTTATACAGGATTCCTTTGAGTTGTCTTTTCAGAAGAAGCTCCAGCGATGGGAGTGTGACCGACAGCTGGAGAGCATGGAGCTGGGAGAGTTTGAGCTGCTGGAGCAAGCGGCTGAAGAGCTGTCCTTCTCATCTAACTCCTCCTTTGTCATGAAG GTTCTTCAGATGGATCAACAACGACAGCTGCAGACTGTAAAGGGGCTCCACCAGCGACGCCTCTCTTCAACTCCCATTAAATCACCTCCTAAAGGTGCATTTCAGAGGTGCAATAGTGTTGGGAACACAGGTGGCTTAGCATGTGAAAGCAACTCTTTGAACTCAGAAGCATTTGTAAAGACAAGAAATGATATACTAGAGAACAAAGAGAGCATTAAGGAGACACAGGGCATTGAGAGAGAGGACAAACATGACATCTCTGACACGACACCCTGCAGCCGCTCTGAATGTGGAGATGACAAAGTGGTCAAAAGTTCTCTCTGCTTCCCTGCACCTATTAACCCACCATATGACAAGCGGTCGTATGAAGATGAGGATAGTTTCAGGGACTCATCTTCAGATGTGGCTGAAGAGAATGATGTGGAGAGTAAGAGTGTCCACAGCAATAGCGAGGACTCCACTCTGATAGAGGGCAAAGACGGCGAGCAGGGGAGAGTCGTGTTTGATGACGACGACACATGGAACGACCTGGAGGACACTGCCATCGGCACAGCCGATGAAAGCAAAGAGCTCAGCCCGATTTCCAAGCCGACAGCCAGAGAAATTTCTCCCCCACAGAAAACTTTGTTGAGGAAAGTGGCTGTGAGCAAAGGTGTGGAGCTGGGGAAGGCCACAGGTATCGGTTCAGTCAGTCTGGAGCCTGATCATCCTCCGGCCTCCCAGCTCATGACAAAGTTATTCCCCTCCCTGAAGCCAAAAGCCCAGAGTGCACCACTCCCTCTTCCTCCAGCTGCTTCTGTTGAGTCCAAAAAGCCAGAGGAGGACACAG GCCAGCAGGTCCAGTCGAGACAGCTCAGGGAGAGACTGGCTGAGCTGGAGATTGAGATTGAGAGATTTAGGAAGGAGAACGTTGCGCTCACCAAACTCAGACAGGAGAACgagaaaaaacaggaaactctcAG GTCAGAGCGTTTGGAGTTTGAGCAgatgagagcagaggagatggCCAAGTTTGAGGAGTACAAGAAAGAGGAGACGAGGAAGCTGCAGAAGGAGCGCAAATTGTTTGAGAAGCACGTGTCAGCGGCCAGAGCTATTCCTGATAAGAAGGAACGAGAAGAGATCCAG GAGTTGAAGCAGCAGCTGAGCTCCCTGCAGGAGGAGATGAAGAGAAGGGAGAGTCGCTGGTCCTCCACACAAAGCCGCCTGCGCCAACAGATCGACTCCCTCAGACAAGAGAACAGTTCACTGCGTGATGAG ATCCACGTGCTAGAGAAGCTCCGTCTGAGTGCCTGGAAGAAAAACCCTGCGGCTGCTGAGAAGGAAAGTCCCAGAATGTTTGAGAACAATACGCCACCTGTGACCAAAGGAGTTAAATTTGCT AGTCCTCTCGACTCCAGAGGGAGTGACAGCAGCCCTCCACATGTCAGCTCTGCTCCAGCCACTAGAGGGAACTCCAGAGACGGCAGTCAGGGTGCTGCAG GAATAAAGAGCAGCCTGAGGAAGCCAGCAGGGCCAGGCTCCTCTTCCACCTCCGTAGCCAGCAGGAAGTCAGAGGAGAGGTCAGCACCTGCCGGGAGCCAGGAGAACTCACCAAACCAAGAACACTTATACAACTGCTCTCCA AACACTGATTCTCCGACAAATGAACTTGAGCTAAGTAAGGCTGAAGAGACCGAATCAACCAGGGAGGTTATCACACATCCTGATGGCAAG TTAGAGAAGGTTTTGGTCAGCGGTGATCGTCTCATAGTTTACCCCAACGGGACCAGGAAGGAGGTTTCAGCAGACGGACTGACGGTCAAGGTCATCTTCTTCAACGGAGATACTAAACAAGTCACGGCCGACCAAAGAGTG GTCTACTACTATGCTGAAACCCAGACAACACACATCACCTACCCAGATGGCATGGAGGTGCTGCACTTCGCCAACAACCAAACAG AAAAGCATTTTCCCGACGGCCGTAAGGAAATCACCTTCCCAGACCAGACAGTAAAGAACCTTTTCCCTAATGGCAGGGAGGAGAGCGTACTGACAGACGGGACCATCATCCAGGTTAACTC
- the ttf2 gene encoding transcription termination factor 2 — MEKVVCSIHGGVCMLKTGLKDGPNKGKSFYVCVDKQGCDFSQQTSISPSHCLHHEDSMVELQALNYSQQQQGYRLFYRCAVGKKAGQRWCGNVPWTAPETEKRSPLSDTQLQPSCLPPVRNPFKAPSQTDKDSGWRKLHNNRHEEREASHKAEGRANYQKENERQQGAGVEEKADDKHRSSDTYRGKQLPPGMKLKKRVSDEENNSPKENSVEKRTEKIQDTPEQNRIKQGEAEKGISSSNVKTVHSESSNKHQLKTINQTAPVSHRNLTQQPSDAETSQVKETKQILENSSCTHASRDSDSSRSPIPDNPTQPESSQPNSPENDDDDDVVLVSVKPAPQKTPPVSTVQKTLTNFPGFQPASNIKKPVENPKGLQNLLTVQLQQKKATLSSVNLEALPDKGERLRTQVKELEEALESLSLTAASQPESEEACSSTDSGFSTTQMNPFSRQGGTILLPAPPAPGLHHHQASGGSLELQLSQGYSQMYGAYPQAQTFYGGRMTNDRLLAVKNATCEAIDHLHKSLESCPDAEAEAPDPKGIKVPLLPHQRRALAWLLWRETQSPCGGILADDMGLGKTLTMISLILAMKMKAKKDKEEMEEKKKDSWLSKTDCIPVLSKGTLIICPASLVHHWKKEIDRHVKTGKLTVYLYHGPNRERSARALADYDVVVTTYSLVSKEIPVQKEEADKPNTDKDDVRPGSAPLLRVSWARIILDEAHSIKNPKVQTSMAVCQLRAGARWAVTGTPIQNNLLDMYSLLKFLRCSPFDEYKLWKAQVDNGSKRGRERLNILTRTLLLRRTKDQRDSTGQPLVSLPDRTSEVHRLKLSEDEQAVYDVLFAQSRSTLQSYLKQHEGNDVKKGSTSSSNPFEKVAQEFGLSQADPALSSSQQAKQVSSTVHILSLLLRLRQCCCHLSLLKKTLDSSELQGDGIVLSLEEQLNALSLSSSPSPSGPDPKDSVALNGTRFPSRLFEGTSRSTKISAIISELKAIREKSNDHKSVIVSQWTSMLQIVAVHLQLMGLTYSVIDGTVNPKRRMDLVEEFNTNPKGPQVMLVSLCAGGVGLNLIGGNHLFLIDMHWNPALEDQACDRIYRVGQYKDVTIHRFVCENTVEEKISTLQTKKKELAQNVLSGTGNTLSKLSLADLKIIFGV; from the exons ATGGAAAAGGTTGTATGTAGTATCCACG gtggtgtgtgtatgttaaAAACCGGATTAAAAGATGGACCAAATAAAGGCAAGAGCTTCTACGTCTGCGTTGACAAGCAAGGATGTGATTTTAGTCAACAAACCAG CATTTCACCATCACACTGCCTCCATCATGAAGATTCAATGGTGGAACTCCAGGCTCTCAACTACAGTCAGCAACAGCAGGgctatag GTTGTTCTACCGATGTGCTGTAGGTAAAAAAGCAGGCCAGAGGTGGTGTGGAAATGTACCCTGGACTGCA CcagaaacagaaaagagaagCCCTCTGTCTGACACACAGCTACAGCCCTCATGTCTTCCACCTGTACGAAACCCCTTTAAGGCACCAAGCCAGACAGACAAGGACTCTGGGTGGAGAAAGTTGCACAACAATagacatgaagagagagaagcAAGTCACAAGGCTGAAGGAAGAGCAAATTaccagaaagaaaatgaaaggcaACAAGGTGCAGGAGTGGAAGAAAAGGCAGATGATAAGCACAGGTCGTCGGATACTTACCGGGGTAAACAACTTCCACCGGGGATGAAGTTAAAAAAGAGAGTTTCAGATGAGGAGAACAACAGTCCCAAAGAAAACAGTGTTGAAAAAAGAACCGAGAAGATTCAAGACACGCCCGAGCAGAACCGCATCAAGCAAGGAGAAGCAGAAAAGGGCATTTCTTCCTCCAACGTCAAGACTGTTCATTCTGAGTCATCAAACAAACATCAACTCAAAACAATCAATCAAACTGCACCAGTTTCTCACAGGAACTTGACTCAGCAACCATCTGATGCTGAAACCTCTCAGGtgaaagaaaccaaacaaataCTAGAAAACAGCAGCTGCACCCATGCATCCAGagactctgacagcagcaggagcCCCATACCTGACAATCCAACTCAGCCAGAGTCCAGTCAGCCCAACAGTCCCGaaaacgatgatgatgatgatgtggtACTGGTGTCGGTGAAGCCTGCTCCGCAAAAGACTCCTCCTGTTTCTACTGTCCAAAAGACACTGACCAACTTCCCAGGATTCCAGCCAGCTTCTAACATCAAAAAGCCGGTGGAAAACCCCAAAGGGCTGCAGAACCTGCTCACCGTTCAGCTCCAGCAGAAAAAG GCCACTCTATCTTCAGTAAACTTGGAGGCGCTACCAGATAAAGGAGAGAGGCTGAGGACACAGGTTAAAGAGCTGGAGGAAGCCCTGGAGTCACTGAGCCTCACTGCTGCTTCTCAGCCTG AGTCTGAGGAAGCGTGTAGCAGCACTGATTCTGGTTTCAGCACCACTCAGATGAATCCATTCAGCCGGCAGGGCGGGACCATCCTGCTCCCTGCTCCTCCAGCCCCGGGCCTGCACCATCATCAGGCCTCTGGTGGCTCTCTGGAGCTCCAGCTGAGCCAGGGATACTCTCAGATGTATGGAG CATACCCACAGGCACAGACATTTTATGGGGGTAGAATGACCAACGACCGTCTTCTGGCGGTGAAAAATGCCACCTGTGAGGCCATCGACCATCTCCACAAGTCCCTGGAGTCCTGTCCTGATGCCGAGGCTGAGGCCCCTGATCCCAAGGGTATCAAG GTGCCTCTCCTGCCCCATCAGAGGAGAGCTTTGGCCTGGTTGCTCTGGAGAGAAACGCAGAGTCCTTGTGGAGGAATACTGG CGGATGACATGGGTCTGGGGAAGACCTTGACCATGATTTCTCTCATACTGGCCATGAAGATGAAAGCAaaaaaggacaaggaggagatggaagagaagaagaaggataGCTGGTTATCCAAAACTG ACTGCATCCCTGTGTTGTCTAAGGGCACTCTTATCATCTGCCCTGCCTCCCTGGTGCACCACTGGAAGAAGGAGATTGACAGACATGTCAAGACGGGCAAGTTGACGGTGTACCTGTACCACGGCCCGAACCGTGAGAGAAGTGCCAGAGC ACTGGCAGATTACGATGTGGTGGTGACTACCTACAGCCTAGTGTCCAAGGAGATCCCGGTCCAAAAAGAAGAGGCCGATAAACCCAACACGGATAAGGACGATGTG CGTCCAGGCTCAGCTCCTCTCCTGCGAGTGTCCTGGGCCCGCATAATTCTGGATGAAGCCCACAGCATCAAAAACCCAAAAGTGCAGACCTCCATGGCTGTCTGTCAGCTGAGGGCCGGAGCCCGTTGGGCTGTCACTGGTACACCCATTCAGAACAACCTGCTGGACATGTACTCGCTGCTCAA GTTTCTGCGTTGTTCTCCGTTCGACGAGTACAAACTGTGGAAAGCTCAGGTGGACAACGGCtccaagagaggcagagagcGACTCAACATCCTGACCAGGACTCTGCTGCTCCGACGAACCAAAGACCAACGGGACAGCACAGGCCAACCACTG GTGTCTCTTCCTGATCGGACTTCCGAGGTGCATCGACTCAAACTTTCTGAGGATGAGCAGGCTGTGTATGATGTGTTATTTGCCCAGTCCAG ATCTACTCTGCAGAGCTACCTAAAGCAACATGAAGGAAATGATGTGAAGAAAGGAAGCACTTCCAGTTCTAATCCCTTTGAGAAAG tGGCCCAGGAGTTTGGTTTGTCCCAGGCTGATCCTGCTCTGTCGAGCTCCCAGCAGGCTAAGCAGGTGTCCAGCACCGTCCACATCCTGTCCTTGCTGCTGCGCCTCCGACAATGTTGCTGTCACCTCTCACTTCTTAAGAAG ACTCTGGACTCATCGGAGCTGCAGGGTGATGGGATCGTCTTATCTCTGGAGGAGCAGCTCAATGCTCTGTCGCTCTCCTCCAGCCCCTCGCCATCTGGCCCTGATCCCAAAGACTCTGTGGCCCTCAATGGCACACGCTTCCCCTCGCGGCTGTTTGAGGGCACTAGCAGGAGCACCAAG ATCTCTGCTATCATCTCTGAACTGAAGGCGATCAGAGAGAAGAGTAATGATCACAAAAG TGTGATCGTGTCCCAGTGGACCAGCATGCTCCAAATTGTAGCAGTTCATCTGCAGCTGATGGGGTTAACGTACAGCGTCATCGACGGGACCGTCAACCCTAAACGCCGCATGGACCTGGTGGAAGAATTCAACACTAACCCAAAGGGACCACAG GTGATGCTGGTTTCTCTTTGTGCCGGGGGGGTTGGACTGAATCTGATCGGTGGGAATCACCTGTTCCTCATTGACATGCACTG GAACCCAGCTTTGGAGGATCAGGCCTGTGACCGCATCTATAGAGTGGGACAATATAAAGACGTCACCATCCACAG GTTTGTGTGTgaaaacacagtggaggagaAAATTTCCACACTGCAGACAAAGAAGAAGGAGCTGGCACAGAATGTGCTGTCGGGAACCGGAAACACCCTCTCCAAACTCTCTCTGGCAGATCTCAAGATCATTTTTGGAGTCTGA